The genomic DNA tctaTTTCTTTGCTAACATGAAATCCTTCTTTTGAACAGAcaatatatcttattttcacTAAACCACCAACATTTTTCCAAGAGGTATTTTTTCTTGCAGAAAAACCTGCAGCAAGTGCATATCTCTGATAAAACGCAAAAGCCTCATCAAATGACTTAAAAAACATTCCAACAGCAGGTGTAATAGATCCACTGACTTTAGGTTTGAAAAACTTTCTTCCACTGTTTATGCATACACGTTCCTCCCACTTGGAAATGTTATCTGAAacaattaaaaaaactataaaacGCAATACCTCTTACAGAATAATGTTTTTAGTGATAAAcctaaaaatatgttaataaaaatttaaaaatacaaacctttaaagtttataaaagcataaaaaacataaaaagcaATACGTTCAGTAAAACGCATCATGTGATCTGAAACACTTAACAAAAAATCATAAAACGCAATACAACCTATATAATAATGTGTTTACTGTTAAatctcaaaatatgttaataataatTTAGAAATACAGACCTTTAAGGTTTGTATATGAACTATTATGGATAAAAGCATAAAACGCAATACATTCAGTAAAACGCATCCAATGATGAACAAACAAAAATTGTACAACAATAACAGTTATAGCTTTATATTACATAAATCTTAAACTAAAAGTTTGTATGcatataatttaattaatatcATAAAACGCAACTATTCACTAAAACGCAATAAATGATGaagaaacaaaacaaacaaattatgttaaattatacaacaataacaattaaACTTATGAAAAATCAAATATTAATTACAGAAACACGAATTATAAAACGTAAAACAATGAAATTTggacaaaataacaaaaaattaCTCAAAATTGAAGCTAAACATACCAGCAAAGTCTGACGAAGACATTGAAGTTATCGAATTGACGAACGAAAGATGATTAATGTTTGAAAAGATGTGAATTTGCGATCGATGGCGATTTAGGGTTATAGAATCTTCAATTCTGTTATGAGAGTGATGAACTAAGAAAAGAGGTAACAGAATCTATAAATTAGAACGAAGATATGATAATGTAAAAAGACGAAAAAGCCCACGCGTCCACAAATTTAAAAAAAGATGATGAACGGCTGAGATTGCTTCCTatacttcctagccaaaataaacttcctatttgatctttatGTAGGCTAATAGTCAActttgaatttgaaattatatATCGTTacaaaaaagtaatttactatttTGGCTTTATGGTTTAGTCGGTTTAACTATTTCAGCTTAAAAAAATATTGTAACATATTAAATTTAAGGTTGTATTTAATAATGGTTTTGCCTCTAAAACTAATTTTATTACTTTATTTCGAGTTAAGTTTAAAGGTATTTTATGTAAATTACAAAGTTCAAGAGACTATTTATGTAATTACTCAAAAAAATTATTATCTATTTAtttcacgattattatttaataaaatacattttaaatatataaataatacaTATTTTATTTAACCTTTGTTTTTTATAAATCtgtttttaaaatcatttgttttTGTCTATCTTTTTTAAAATCGTTCGTATTaaaccgttttttttttctaaatcagTCTTTTAAAGttgttcgttttttttttttttaatttttaaacagTTCATATGTTACTGTtcttttttaaaatcattttttaaagaatttataaaaagttCATTTTTAAAATCGTACATTTATATCTCTTCTTTTTTAAACCATTCCTTTTAGAACCATTCTTTTTAAAATCGTTTATTTTTTAaactttgtattctacaatttaCTTATAGTCGTTAGGAAATAATAACATCAACGATTTTAAATATTGAAGGAATTTAAAAACGAACGATTTAGAAAATGGAAGATTAAAAAaagaagtttataaaaaaaacaaaacgtTTAAAAAATTAAGTTAAAAATGTAAGGTCTTAAAAACGAACGATTTtaatgaacaaaatatataaacatGAACGAAGTTTGAACAAATGGACGGTCTAAATAGATGGGAGATTTGAAAAAAGATGAAcgattctattttttttttttttttttttgaaaaatgaaCGATTTTAGAAAAGACCTTTATAAAAAACACTACTAGAAGACATATTTATTTGTGTATTTAAGACgtgttttattaaataataatcttaAAAATAAGGATATAACGAAAACAAAATTACAataaaaatttaagaaataaaaatgaaaacattttttttttaaatagacaaataaaaaaatcatttaagAGGGAAGAAAGTATGGGGTTGGAGGTTAGTTTTTGTTAATTTGAGTAATTACATAATAGCCCCTTAAATATCCAAACAACTTTGTAATTTACACAAACAACCCTTAAGATattaaaagactaaaatacccttatattAACTTGAAAAAATTAACAAAGGTGGTGCTATGGGCCAGAGCCATTACAAAATGCAACAGGTCTATATGTTTAAAGATTCCTTTTTAGGATCAAAGAGTTTAATTTACTAAACAACAAGGgccaaaatagtaatttactTTTACTAAAATGTTTAAATATTGTTTATAAAATTGTTATATATTAACATCATATAACAATTTTAATGGTATAACCTAGAATTTATACCTACATTACATTCTATGcatgtaaaatataaaaagtacCAAACTTAGAATGTTGTAGATTGGTTTTTTTATGATGTATCTACGGATGTCGTTGATGCTAATGAACTTGATGTAGCTAGTGACAAACTTTCAGGCGAATTTCTACAAACTGGACAAGTTGCATTCAATTTGAGCCACCTGTCTATACATTCTACGTGAAAATAGTGATTACATTCTGGGATCGTTCTTAATGACTCTTTAGGCTTGTATTCTGAAAGACATATAGCACAAGTGTTATTGTTATCATGAGGTAATCTGCAACTCTCTCCAAGTATGGTTTTCGGGTATGATTCAATTGTGGGCTTGTCTAAGCCCGTTGTAGAGGGTGATTGTGGGACAATGGCGATAGAGAAAAGGTCGATGCTTTGGTGGTGAGCTTCCCTATGGTCCCTCACTCTAGAAGTTGCGTAGCATACAAGCCCAATGATGCATATTGAAGCAGGCAAACCAATGCCTAAACTTATTAATCCGTACTTAGCACTTGTTGATATACCTAAATCAATTATCAATAATCAAGGATCAAAATTAAATTTCTGGGAAATTCAAGCCAACCTGTTTAATCTCCAATCATCTTCATTATTGTTTTATTTGTGAGCATGTCTTTCATTGGGGCTATGCTTTTAGTTGTTAATCGTTTGTTACATTTTGTTGAAATTTGGTTCATTAATTGTAGAAAGAATATAAAAAATTGTCTATTTCGACTTCCATTCCAAAAGGTAAGCTATTCTAGCAAGATTAGCTAAATTTATTTGTTAATGTTTATGTTAATTGAGCAACATCATTAATCAAAATTTTCTAAATATTTGGTCTAGGTTTATGACTTACAACTCTACAAGAATGTAACCTCTTTTTTATTGTTATCATAAAGAAATAATTGTAGTAATTAATGATAGTATTAATAAAGCATGAAAGCGTTTATCCAAGAAAAATGAAATTATGAATCAATGAAAATATAAACGTTTTCTAAAAGCTTGTAAAATCATGTATAGTGGAAAATAAAGATCAAAAGGTAAAGTGAAAGCCTAAGAGCATACGCATCTCTTTTGTTATACCCATTTCATCTTTAAGGAAAACTAAAGTAAatctttatatttttatttgttatACCCATTTCATCCTTTAAGGAAAACTAAAATAAAtctttatatttttatgaataAGGAATAATACATGGAATAGTTTTAAAAAGTAAGAAATCTTTTTATGAAATAGTAACTTTTTagttaattatataaataaagaaaaaaattgAGATGTGGATACTTTAATCAGTTGTAGTACTTAAGGCATAAAATTTGTACAGTAACTTTAAGTAAAACCTTGGTAGTATCTCGTAAATTATTTTTGAATTcttatgttttagtggttttaatttAACCAGttgagtttaaaatcaaataatttaacgccctgagtctttagccgttcattttataacgtttaggtctctgtgttttagtggttttaaccaattgagtccaaaataaaaaatataagtGTTAAAAAGTTAGGctcaaaatgttataaaatgaaTGGTTAGAAACTCAGAGCGTTAAACTTTTTAGTTTTAAACTTAAATGATTAAAACCACAAAAACACAATAGTAAACCGGTGGTAACATTTTCCATTTCATGTATAAAAAATGTATTGCAACTCTCTAAAATTGTAAAACCATACCTCTAGAAGAACCATGACAAACTGTTTCTCCATCATCACTCTTCAATCCACAAACTCGACCTTCAATTTCACAAGTTCTACAATATGGAGTGAACCACATCAACATCAACTCCACTCCAATCCCGACGTACCAACGCGCGGGCACCTCTATCGTCTTCATAACCGCACAGCTTGAGGGCATGTTTTCCAGCGAAAACAATCCCCTGGGGACAGCGATTACCGAGTAATTTCCGCTACTCATGCAATGAAACGGCACCCCTCGATACACGGACTCGAACGAGCAGTTGTAGAAAGTGTAGCTCTGTAAGCTACCCAAATTAAATGGTGTGTTGGTTAGATCGAAATCGGATATTCCGTTTCGTTCGCAGAAATTCGGATCTATGTAGATCACCTATGAATCATTTACCGGTTCTGGTTAGGGAACAGTACTGAAATAGTAAATACTGTATCTATTATGACAGTACGGTACTCATAGTGCAAAAATACCAATAAATACTGAAACCTATTAGTACCAACATCGAAAACCAATAAACATTGAAACTTATTTGTACCGGAACCAAAATCACGAGAATAAATATCGGTATCGGTGGATGTTCAATCAGTACAAGCTTGACACAGTACTAGTAGTGCAAAAATACTAATAAATACTAAAACAAATTACTACCGGAACCGAAAACCATAATAACGataccataaaaatgaatattgATACAAGTATCAGTTCGATACAGTACTTGTAGTGCAAAAATACCAATAAATACTTAAAGCGATTAGTACCGTAACCAATAACCATAGAAATGAATACATGTACCagtactaatgttgaaaaacGAATATTGATACAGGTATCGGTTACTTGTAGGGGCGCAGCTATTAAGGGGCCGGGGGgacgcccgaccccccgaacctTTCACTCAGTAGTGTAATATATGTGGTttttatatagaaatttttgggtatatatgttttcgaccccctcGTTCTATAGaaaatttttggtatatacgttttcgaccaccCGTCGGAAATCTCAAGGTTCGAACAACACCAATAAATAATTAAACCCATTAGTAACGTAACCAAAAATCATGGAAATGAATATATGTACCGGTACTAATGTTGTTCGGTCAACATCGGATCAATACGGTACTTTTTAcctaatatttttgggaaacaaaCCTGATCAACGTAGTTGATTCTGTTGACGGTGTATGAGCGGGATGACGGAAGTTGGATGATGGTATGGTTTTGTTTGTTACAAGATAGGTCGAAGCCTGGGAAGCCGCACCGGGACGGTTGCCGGCCGGTGAGACGGAACGGGAAGTGTATTTCTGGTTCTAATGGGCCGCAAGAGGCCGGCCTGCAGACGTCGTGGGTGCCGGAGATGGGGTTGAATAAAAGTAAAGTGAAGAATATTAGTTGTAGAATATGTTCGTTCTCCATGTGGTTGATACTGCAGCCCAATAGAAAATTAGAGAGTGTGCTTTGATGTTGAAGACTTTATAGCGCCAAAATTACGAAGTTTCTTAGTTATTTTCATCAAACATAtaagatttttatttaaattattacGAAATTTCTTAGTTATTTTCATCAAATAtaagatttttatttaaattaatacTTTTTTCTGtagttttaattattattaatattaatatctaTTCCTTACATATACAAAAACCAAATGGGGAATAGTGCCAGACAGCTgtctggcactcccccattggaccaataaggtttttgttttatattcatttttgaattacgcttttgcccctagcttaaaataaaattacattttttcctacagctcaaaataaaattatgcttttttccccatctcaaaattacgatcttgccctCATTTTAAAATTTTGACTTTGCTTGGCACTCTcctattggaccaaccagtttattattttatacccatTCTAAAATCACGTTTTTGTCCCTCtctaaaattacggttttgcacccagctcaaaataaaattacgcttttgtccccagctcaaaattactatttttccctccattcaaaataaaattgtggttttgccctcagctcagaattaccttttcgccaccagttcaaaataaaattttgtttttgcccccacttaaaaattacgattttgccctctggtaaaaaatgtgatttttccccatttaaaaattgtgatttcgccctcaattcaaaattacgtttttccccagttcaaaataaaattatgtttttgccccagctaaaaattacgatttttcccttgattcaaaataaaattgtgcttttgcctcaagcttaaaattatgattgtgcccttagttcaaatttatattacgtTGTTACCCCAAGTTAAAAATTATGAATTTGCCCCTatgaaaatttacaaattttCCCCAGATTCAAATTTACAGTACTGCCATTACTTTAGCTgttgtcaaattacgattttaccccagtaaaaaaatacaactttccctcagttaaaaattacaatactgccattgttttagttttttatcaaaactataaaagtgttttgttttaattggttgactcgatttcattgtttttcgtgtcaatgagctgactaacactcgctcattattcggtcatcgccccgcaacgcgggcggggcaccAACTAGTTATTAGACATTAGACACTTGTAATGAATAGTGCCAAACACCTTGGCACATATTGATTGGGCTGCATGTTTATAAAACACGCGTCTTATTTCTGTTAACCCATATGCCATGTATAAAAAACACCCATTAAAACCCATCTCACCTTCTCTTTTCTCGATTTTTCTTCTCATTTTCCACCAGTTGAAGAACACTAGTCAAATGTTTGAAGATCACTGcatttctctctctaaaacgATTGCGTCTTCGATTTGATGTATTTGTTGTGGTGGAAAACCCATCTTCGTTGGGTTTGGTCGATCAGGTGGTTTGCGGTGATGTTGGTTTCGTCATGAAACACCGACAACGGCGGCGTTAGGGTTCATGATTAGGGTTTCCTTCCTTCTTCTGCTGACTGCGTTCTTCTCCAGAGACACCACAGGTGACACTGCTTTTATTCGCCTCATCATTTAATTTAGACTTAAAGATATATTTTGGAATGTGTTTGGTGTTTGAATCTGTAGTAAGTGAGCCATTGTTCCTCAGGTTTGTTTCACACCCAAAGAAAGAGAGAGATAGAGATGTGCTCGGATTTTAAACACAACGGTTTTGCGGCAGCGGTGGGTCGGAATCGGAGATCTGGCAGCTGTGCTCCACGGTAGACACATTTGTATATCTCAACTGAGTCTGCTTGAGCTTCGTGCGCACATTGATCTGTGGTATGATTAAATGAGTTGCTTTTGATTTATTTTGTTAATTAGTATGattatttatatgtttttgttTGATTAATGATTATGATGGTTGATTGAAGATGGGTGTAATTGTATTTGTGAGTATGTTTATGTGATATTGGGTTTTAGGGGTTACCTTAATTTTGATATGATTTGGGGTTTATAGTTTATTTAAGCTATTGAATCTGTGTTTCTAAACTGAAATGGAAGAGTACTATGTTACGGAAGTAAGTTTATGCAAACTTGTAGATATGTAATACTTTCATGCTTGAACTCAGTTATAAATAGTTCATCTGCTACCCACATAGTAGCAGGTGTGTGTGTGTCTGATATATGTAGGGTCAagatttagagagaacggtgaaaagtgtgagagcggtgagaacgattttggtggtgacatgtggcattgatgttaaattacactaaggggtaatattgtcaaaaaaaaacccactcacatgaactgggtgttcaaaataaaacgccataaaaacacccaattcagaaaaacgccaaacactcaaaagttatttttttaagctataatttacaacagctcaaaaaaaccatttttttgaacaccataaaacactcaaaagctattttttgagctataatttacaacagctcaaaaaaccatttttttgaacgccataaaaaaaaactatttttttgagctataaatTACAACAgctaaaaaaaccattttttgagTCAgctcctagttaaaacgccataacaaaaaaagCTATATTTTCAGGGTCCAAAGTGTAACTTATAGTGTAAACAGCCAGCTCCTAattaaaacgccataacaaaaaaatCTATATTTTCAGGGTCCAAAGTGTAACTTATAGTGTGAACAAGTGTGAACacaagtatttaattagtttttttaGCCAGCTCCTAattaaaacgccataacaaaaaaaagttatattttcagggtccaaagtgtaacttatagtgtgaacaagtgtgaacacaagtatttaattagtttCAAGGCAGCTCCTAGTTAAAACgtcataacaaaaaaaaaaaaagctatatTTTCAGGGTCCAAGGTGTAACTTATAGTGTGAACAAGTGTTAACAAGTGTGAACacaagtatttaattagtttCATATACACGCAGCTTTGGGGGAATGTGATTGGAAATAAAAGAATTCATACTCCAATGAAGACATACAGAGCtcccagttaaaacgccataacaaaaaaaactatttttttgagctataatttacaacagctcaaaaaacccATTTTTTTTTAGCCATCCgccaaaatttatatttttttgagcTCAGAAAAATCATAATTTGTACTGTAAAAACACCGTAAAACAcgcagttcagaaaaacgccatgaaaaactcagttgaaaacgccatacactcagttcagaaaaacgtcatgaaaatacctagttaaaacgccataaaaacacctagttcagaaaaacgccatgaaaatacctagtctaaaacgccataaaacacctggttcagaaaaacgccataaaacccagttaattttttttcgaaaagtatatcaatagtatactcattggaaagataaaaaaacgctaagttttatggtgtaattttttccgaaaaataatcacgtataaaaaagttattgtcatttaaatatgatgggggaaaatggcATGTAATTAGCATGTGCAAttttgtttggatcttcctattttacctctcctggtagttccaagacccttattatttacaaaaatgtcaccgcatcaatctcagccataaaccactaagatcttgtggctgagaatcgttctcacactttgaggcgtTCTCTCCTGATCTTGTTTCAATATATATATTATCTGGTGAGGAAAAAAGGATTGTGATTCATTTAAAAGATCCAAATCTAATTTGTTAACAAAATGTTGTCAAATGATGCCAATGAATTAAGGCATCAGAAAATATTTTTCTCTGATGTGAAGGTGACAAGGAAAAGGAACCTCTTATAGGGACGTAAGTGCAGGTCTCTTGACATTAAAGTGGCAAGTAGAATTTTGTTTTTATACATTTTGGCACTTTTTGCTTCATATACGTTTAGTTGGGATGCTTTTTGGACAACATTTTTGCTATACCTTTTAACTGGGATATTGGGTATAACCATGTGTTACCGCAGGCTTTTAGCGCACCATAGTCTCAAGCTACCTAAATGGCTTGAATACACATGTGattagggctgttcacgagccgagccgaaccgagcggacctttgctcgtgcttggctcgttttcaaaccgaaccgagcagagcggctcatttaaaaccgagcatCAAATCATGCGAGCATCTTTCGAGCAGTAAAAattccgagcgagcgtcgagcgaagttcgagcgatttggacaaccgtgtcgcccaatttaaatttgctgagagaTACTAACAATgttgggtctcaagtttttatgtctttaaaaacatgcatatttcatggcataatatttttcttatgaataacaatgttgtggctgacgaggcgatgatcatattgcacaaacaattacgttgagagcaggagacgatcgacttagggtaactacatgaaacattgaggcgatgaACACACTGTCGTTTAtcgtttagggtttaacttttagttttagttttaatttttttattggcgtggttgggctagtacgtataatagttgtaaatttgtatatagttgaccaaaatctaatagattggtacatataaaactataaatttaatttatatttaagtatatatgtatgtgtaagtgtgagtatatatataggtgtatatgtatatatatactaattaaaataataattcgagccgaactGAGCCGAGCgaacctttgctcatgcttggctcgtttacaaaccgaaccgagcagagcggctcgtttacaaccgagcgtcaaatcgaacgagcattttccgagcaatttccgaacgagcgtcgagcgaacGACGAGCGTCGAGCAATTTGAACGGCCCTACATGTGATTAATTGGGAGTTCAAGTTATCCAGGTCTGATATAACCTTTTTTAATTTGGCTTTCTAATGGTTAATTTTTTCTGGTCCTTCCATTTAGATATACATTATTGTACAAAATTGGCTTGTAATTTTAACAAAAGACTCAATGATTTTTTTCGGGATCCAATATATTGGGTGGGTATCCATAGCAGATAGATCTTTCATGAAGAAACAAGAATCACACATCAATGTAATGGATGAATTCCGGCGAtgaggatgatgatggtggttgtaTCAGTGGAGCGTTGGTAGTGCCTGCTAATAGCGGTGATGGTAACAGGTTTGAGATGAGTGGTGGTGACAGTAAAGGATTTGATACCCTCCGGCGTGTTTTTCGACTATCATCGGTAAGAATTATCCCACACTTGAAATATATTCCAATTACAGAAACCGAAACATAAGATTGTAATATGACTATTGATATTTTTGAGGTTATTAGAGGTTGTTGATGGTGAATTTCGGTTATAAAGGTGAGGGGTTGTCGTGATAATGTTCGGTGTAGTTAACGGTGGCTGGTTGTAGATGACGGTGCCGAGTGGAAGGGCCGTCGCTCAACGGATAAAAGTTATTCTCGAGATAACAGGCTGATCTTCCCCAAGAGTAGTGCCTGGTTGTGGTTGTGTCTGGTTGCATCAATGGTGGTTAGTTCCTTTTAATTTCTATTCTTTTGACAAAATTCGATTCCTAATACTTCAAAGTTCACATGTAATTGTGTttcctttgatttttttttccgAATCAAACAGTAAAGAGTTTTGTGAATCAAGCTCCCCTAATAATACTATCACCACCACAACCAGTTAACATAACAGGAAGGGAGCATTGATATACCAGTTGACATATTTTGACTCTCAAAGTCAAACAACCCATTTAGGAACACTAACAACATCGTTAGTGTAAGTAGGATAAATATTGTTTGATGATTTTAGACCTATTGTACTCTACACATTCCGATTGATATATGAATATAAAAAAAGGGTTGATATATTTTTGTGGTGTTATTGCAGGCTGACTACTAGAAGAGGAGATGATCTAAGTCACCAAGGAAAGAAGGCGTGACGACACTAACTTTCGTGCGAAGATTAACATGAAGGGACCTTTTGATGTTTAGTATCAAAGTATGTAAACATTAAACCCACAAACCATACATGTGACGCGGGAAATCTAAAAACAACGTTTTAGTGGTTTATAATCTTATATGCTAACCACAATGTAAATCGCACAACGCGCGACTGGAAATGACCCTAGTTTTCTATAAAGTCAAATACAGTGTTAAGACTTATAGTATACAACACATTATCAATACAAAGAGTTGAAAAATATTGTCCCACGGTAAACCATCGTTTTCgaactgtttttattttttattttaattttaattctCTCATATACAAACCATATTAGAGTTTTTACAATTTTGAATTAAGTTAATATTGTTATGAATTATTATCCTAATAAATGTTGTGACAATCCACTTGTATTCACCATTATATTGTGACTATCCATGAATTTAACTCTTATCTTGTAAGCTTATGAATAGAGGCATATATAGTTCATCTATTTCATTAATAAGAAAACTATTTCCCATTCAGTCGTTTATTATATCCTGGCTCCCAAATCTGCCCCCCATTCAATGAGGCTATTCCTTCGGTTTCTTGGATGGAGCTGTGTAATCGAT from Helianthus annuus cultivar XRQ/B chromosome 7, HanXRQr2.0-SUNRISE, whole genome shotgun sequence includes the following:
- the LOC110867976 gene encoding putative RING-H2 finger protein ATL21A, encoding MENEHILQLIFFTLLLFNPISGTHDVCRPASCGPLEPEIHFPFRLTGRQPSRCGFPGFDLSCNKQNHTIIQLPSSRSYTVNRINYVDQVIYIDPNFCERNGISDFDLTNTPFNLGSLQSYTFYNCSFESVYRGVPFHCMSSGNYSVIAVPRGLFSLENMPSSCAVMKTIEVPARWYVGIGVELMLMWFTPYCRTCEIEGRVCGLKSDDGETVCHGSSRGISTSAKYGLISLGIGLPASICIIGLVCYATSRVRDHREAHHQSIDLFSIAIVPQSPSTTGLDKPTIESYPKTILGESCRLPHDNNNTCAICLSEYKPKESLRTIPECNHYFHVECIDRWLKLNATCPVCRNSPESLSLATSSSLASTTSVDTS